Proteins found in one Sardina pilchardus chromosome 3, fSarPil1.1, whole genome shotgun sequence genomic segment:
- the btr02 gene encoding bloodthirsty-related gene family, member 2 has product MASTIGLLPKKHFLCSLCEHIFTDPVSIPCGHSFCKVCLRKYWTQAGAERCPSCKRAFGSRPHLSVNRILADVTENYRTTRQAAKQEGHSEEKTEKSAEELQQMIQERLQKVDKLKNSLQLLKSSCQREVLESNRVFSALVSSIEQSQMLVVAAAEEKERQAEKRVSRLVRELEREIRELREGKANQEEPQTQMKRWSSRITLEEREMRDWSRVSLETDPCVGVTRRAVLDLVDKVLMEANRLTKSELKRLQKYSVDITLNPQTAHAYLVLSDDKRQVRHGDKRQEIPESPKRFDRMTNVLSKESFLSGRHYWEVEVGSKTEWDLGVVRHSVNRKGKFTVCPANGFWTVSMRNGCQYVANTSPPTSLALRHKPKRVAVFVDYEEGRTSFLCVDSGAHIHTFMDAFTDRLHPFFGPGRPHGGKNTAPLIITSNCCSI; this is encoded by the exons ATGGCCTCTACCATCGGTCTCCTGCCCAAGAAACACTtcctgtgctctctgtgtgagCACATCTTCACCGACCCCGTGAGCATACCCTGCGGCCACAGTTTCTGCAAAGTGTGCCTGCGCAAATACTGGACCCAGGCCGGGGCTGAGCGCTGCCCGTCCTGTAAGAGGGCCTTCGGGTCACGACCCCACCTCAGCGTCAACCGCATCCTGGCAGACGTTACCGAGAACTACAGGACGACACGACAGGCAGCCAAACAGGAGGGCCACAGCGAGGAGAAAACTGAGAAG AGCGCAGAGGAACTGCAGCAGATGATTCAGGAGCGGCTGCAGAAGGTGGATAAGCTGAAGAACTCCCTGCAACTGCTCAAA AGCTCGTGTCAGAGAGAGGTGCTGGAGAGCAACCGTGTGTTCTCCGCTCTGGTCAGCTCCATCGAGCAGAGCCAGAtgctggtggtggcggcggcggaggagaaaGAGCGGCAGGCCGAGAAGCGCGTGAGCAGGCTGGTGCGGGAGCTGGAGCGCGAGATCCGAGAGCTGCGCGAGGGGAAGGCCAATCAGGAAGAGCCGCAAACACAGATGAAGAGATGG AGTTCACGCATTACCCTAGAGGAGCGAGAGATGAGGGACTGGTCCAGGGTTTCCTTGGAGACAGACCCATGCGTGGGCGTCACCAGGAGGGCAGTGCTTGACCTGGTGGACAAAGTTCTGATGGAGGCCAATAGACTCACCAAATCAG AGCTAAAAAGACTTCAAAAATACTCAG TGGATATCACCCTGAACCCCCAGACGGCCCATGCCTACCTCGTCCTCTCTGACGACAAGAGGCAAGTCAGGCATGGTGACAAGCGGCAGGAAATCCCCGAAAGCCCCAAAAGGTTCGACCGCATGACCAACGTCCTGTCCAAGGAGAGCTTTCTCTCGGGCAGACACtactgggaggtggaggtgggcagCAAGACCGAGTGGGACCTGGGTGTGGTCCGCCACTCGGTCAACAGGAAAGGGAAGTTCACTGTCTGCCCGGCTAACGGCTTCTGGACCGTGAGCATGAGAAACGGGTGTCAGTACGTTGCCAACACGTCGCCGCCCACCTCCCTGGCCCTGCGCCACAAGCCGAAGAGGGTCGCCGTGTTCGTGGACTACGAGGAGGGAAGGACGTCCTTCCTCTGCGTGGACAGTGGCGCCCACATCCACACCTTCATGGACGCGTTCACAGACAGGCTCCATCCTTTCTTTGGGCCCGGGAGGCCCCATGGAGGAAAGAACACAGCTCCTCTTATTATCACCAGCAACTGCTGCAGCATCTGA
- the cldnk gene encoding claudin k, with amino-acid sequence MATTGMQLLGLVMSLIGWVGGFLVCILPMWRVTAFIGNNIVTAQITWEGLWMNCIVQSTGEIQCKVYDSLLALPSDMQAARGFTVMSVLLCCLALTLGVLGIKCTKCVGHPSLEARLARVAGAIFVIAGFLYLVPVCWAAHSIIRDFYDPFVAAPHKRELGPALYLGWGASAMLLIGGSLLYAGSSPPGIPSSPTFSSGESSPRRGGAAQVKGYV; translated from the coding sequence ATGGCGACCACGGGCATGCAACTTCTCGGCCTGGTCATGTCCCTCATCGGTTGGGTCGGCGGCTTCCTGGTGTGCATCCTGCCCATGTGGCGCGTCACGGCCTTCATCGGCAACAACATCGTGACGGCGCAGATCACGTGGGAGGGCCTGTGGATGAACTGCATCGTCCAGAGCACCGGCGAGATCCAGTGCAAGGTGTACGACAGCCTGCTGGCCCTGCCCAGCGACATGCAGGCCGCCCGCGGCTTCACCGTCATGTCCGTGCTCCTCTGCTGCCTGGCGCTCACCCTGGGCGTGCTGGGCATCAAGTGCACCAAGTGCGTGGGCCACCCGAGCCTGGAGGCCCGCCTGGCCCGCGTGGCCGGCGCCATCTTCGTCATCGCGGGCTTCCTCTACCTCGTGCCCGTGTGCTGGGCCGCCCACTCCATCATCAGGGATTTCTACGACCCGTTCGTGGCGGCGCCGCACAAGCGTGAGCTGGGGCCCGCGCTCTACCTGGGCTGGGGCGCGTCCGCCATGCTCCTGATCGGCGGCTCGCTCCTCTACGCCGGCTCCAGCCCCCCGGGGATTCCCTCCTCGCCCACCTTCAGCAGCGGGGAGAGCAGCCCGCGCCGGGGAGGGGCCGCACAGGTCAAAGGTTACGTCTAA